The Molothrus aeneus isolate 106 chromosome 10, BPBGC_Maene_1.0, whole genome shotgun sequence genomic interval AAAGGATAATGATGATTAATAAAAGGATAATCATAGCAAATAAGCAGCTCCAAAATCCTCAAGGCCTGCCCCTGGGTCACGAGATGTCTGTCTCTATATCCATTAAATCAACTTATTAAAGTAACACAATTTGGAAACCTTAGTGCAACTTGAAGACAATcaacaaaaaatcaaacataTTTTGGTTGAACTCTAAAACTAATGGGCTCATCAGCTTCCCACTAATTTCAGATGGATACATTTCATGTTGTGCTAGTAAGAACTAGCCGTTTAACTGGGACCTCCTACAGACCAGGAGTAAACAGAGAAGCGACCCTCAATGGCACTTTCAGACAGAAGAGAACATTTTCTCCTTCCCACGGAAGGAATCTCTGGAGGTAGGATGATGAATGCAAGTCAAACTGCACAAAAAGCTTTagctattttaaaagctaaaagCAACTTTAAAGACTGTAACTCATTGGTAGATACAGTGACTCAAGAATGTTTCTGGGATACATGGATGATGGCTGTCCAAATTCAGAGGGGTAAAGGCACTGTGAAAacaaaatagagaaaagaaacCCTTATAGAGTTAAGGTAAAAGATAGAAATGAGCTCTTTTCCAAGTATCTAGTAATCCAAGCAATTAGTACTAAACAACACTCAATCCAATGACAATAGAACTAGGTTGTTAAAGGACTATGAAACCCTGAAGTGTGCTGTTGGGTTATCCATAATAAATACCTGGGGACTTGAGgtaaaggaaaagaagggtAAGGGAAAGGTAAAGGAAAGGTCAGGAAAAGGCAGATTCATTTATTGTATACTATGCATTGGCATATTCAGCTATGAGATCTAACTCCTTGAATTATAGCCACAAAGCTACTGACATGGACGGCCAGGCCACATCCTCCCCGTCTGCACTGCCCCAAGAATCACAACAGTCATCCAATAAAGCAAACTCACCCTGCTCAAAAGCAAGGTGACCGCCCACCAATTTCAATGTTATGAAAAACAGAACAATTGCCTCGAAACACACCCTTAAGGTGCTGGTGAACACTCCTGCGACCCAGAACAGCCTTGGAGCAGCCAAGCCATCCTGCCCAGGGCCCAGTATCAGTGCATCAAACCAATGGCACCAGCCTCGGGTGTTGTAATGAACGTGGAACTAAATTATTGCAATAGAGACTTGGTGGAACCTGGAACAATAAACCACAAAACCACCAGTTACAACCccttgtagaaaaaaaatgtagcagATGCTGGTGTGTGAGAAAGGAACGCATCCCTGAGGTCCGGGAGGATGAAGGGCACGGGCGAGGCAGGCAGGGCTCAAGCCCTCTCTGAGGGGCGCGAAGGCAGACCTGAGATTATAGAAACAACACAAATGCAGCGACTGCCAGGGGCCGTGAGGGCAGAGCGGGGCACGGGAAGGACGGGGCGCCGGACCCTCTGTGCACGGGAGCGGGCACCGCTCTGCCCCGCGGCCCTGACCCCTCCGGGCTCCCCGGGACCGCCCGCCGGGCAGGCAGCGCGGCCTCTCCCTGAGCCCCGGGGGCCGCGCCCGGCtagccccgggccgggctggaAGGCGCCACCGCCGGTACTCACCGATCCCGGCCGCTCCCGGCCTCCGGTGGGGGCATCGGGGCGGCCGCACGGAtctccggccccgccgcggctctGCCCCGCGCGGTCCCAGCCGGGCGCGGGGAGGGTCCCGCACCGCCCGCTCCTCAATTCCACCGGGCcgagccgggctgggccggcCCCCGCAGCAGTGCCGGGACTGCCCGCACCGATCTCCAGCGGCCGAGAGGCCCCGGGCCCGGGCATCGAGCACCGGACATCGGTCCCGGCGCCGGCCGcagccccgccccggcccccggcccgctccccccggccgCGGGGGCGGTGCCGGCCGCGCCCctcctccccccgcccccggcgcggcagcgcagggctgggctgggccgcgccgccgccgccgcagcgcTCGGTCCGCTCCGCCGCCGCACCGCCGGgaccgccgcccgccccgcgcccccggcccgcccgctgCCCGCTCGCCCTCGCCCGCCGCCCCGCGATCATGGCCGGCTGGCAGAGCTACGTGGACAACCTGATGTGCGatggctgctgccaggaggcCGCCATTGTGGGCTACTGCGACGCCAAGTACGTCTGGGCAGCCACGGCCGGCGGCATCTTCCAGAGCATCACGGTGAGCGGGGCCTGCGGGAGCGCGGCCGGCGGGAGCGaggccgggagcggggccctCGGGCCGTGGCCGGGGGACGGGGGCACCttgcgggcggggggcgcgggccCGGCCGCCCGCGCCGCCTTTTTGTGCGCGtcgggagcggcgcggggccggtcccgcgggcgggggcggcggccggcccggggcggggggTGCGGGCGGCGGGCCCGGTGCGAGGCGGGCGGCGGAGGAAGGCGGCTCGAacgccgccgcgccgccggcTCCATGTTTTCTCCGCCAAGATGGCGCTCTGCCATTGATGCTCCCCCGCCCTGCCCGcccgcgcccccggcccgccgggctccgcggccccgccgcccgaaGAGAAGGGCCGAGCGCGGCCGCCGGCGCGACTCCCCCGGCCCcacgcggccccgccccgggcgCGGCGGGCCCGGTCCCGGCCgaggcggagcggggccgcctGGGCCGCGGTCGGGGGGCCGGGCCCGCCGTGACGCTGCACTTTGCGGCCGCCGCGGTGCGGCCGGGCCCGCGCCGCACCCCCAGGCTCCGGGCCCGGGGCCCTTCCCGAGGGGCAGGCGgaggggccgcggcggcgggagcAGCCCGGGCCCCGCGGGCGGGCCGCAGCCGGGCTGATGCCGCGGGTGCGGGCAGGCCCCGGGCTGATCCCCCGGGACAGGTGCGGACAGAGTCCGCGGCAGCCCGGGGTCAGGCTCCGGCAGACGCCCTGCGCCGTTTAACGGGCTCGGGCCCGGAATCGCTGAGGCAGAGGCTCCCCCGCGCGCAGCGACCGCGGAGCAGCCAGACTGCGCCTAACAAAGCCCTGTGTTCTGGAGCACTTCCTGCGGGTAGCGAGGGGAAATCACGGCCTCGGTCTCTCCACACGAGACGGGACCAGTTCTAAATAGAAATTACAGCAATATACCCTTCCGTGCTAACTCTGAGCTCTTTCCTTTGACAGCCAGGAGAAATAGATATGGTTGTAGGAAAAGACCGAGAGGGTTTCTTCACCAATGGTCTGACCCTTGGTGCAAAGAAGTGCTCTGTGATCAGAGATAGCCTGTATGTCGATGGTGACTGCACAATGGACATCAGGACAAAGAGTCAAGGTGGTGAGCCGACATATAATGTTGCTGTAGGCAGAGCTGGACGAGGTAAGCACCCTTTTCTCTACCTTCAGATAGCTAAATTAGGAATGTGACCCTAAGTATAGACTCCAGCTATTAGGAGAACCAAACTCCTGTATTTAATGGCTAATTTTGGGAAATGATGCAAGGGAGTGGATGGCAGTGCTCTAGCTGAGTTCTGACTGAGAATTATACTCATCCTTGTTCCCACctgcatcccagcccagcaccaggcTGTGCAGTAGTTGACAGGTCTGTGACAAGCAGGaaaaagcaggctgcagctccaagcAGGCTTAGCTGGTATTCCATCACTTCATACTTGAAGCTCAGGAGGGGTCTGTTAATGACAGGCAGTGACTGCAAGCTTTCTCATTGTAAATTGCTTGATGGAAAGTTTATTCTGCAAAGATGTGAATCTCATGGATGAGCTGCTCCTACTAAAAAGTTCTACATTAACTTTTCTTGCACTTGCTATTGAGCCTGCTAAAGTCTGTCCAGGCAGAAAAATCCTGTCCAGTTTGGTACCACTGAGAAATGTGCTTCATTCTCAGACACCTGCTCCTTTGTGCTCTTCATTTAACTTCCAGTAAAATCTGTTATGGTGCAGGCACTCATCTGGGATATGAAATAACGTCCAGTAGTGGTGTGCCTTATGTTGGGAACACCTGGGCTAGCATTTTTGGGCTGGCTGTGGAACAGGTTCATGAGTGACAAGACTTTTGCTAATAGGTGTAAAAccaaaggcagagcagatgTCTGTAGGCTAAAGCCCAGGGCAGGCATGCAGGAAGAGGGTTGGCAGCACTGAAGTGAAACAAGCAGAGTTCTGACTTGTGAAATGACAATGAGAACTGTCTTAAGCTTTTATGGGCAAATTGCTATGGAGATAGAATCATAGagtcattaaggttggaaaagccctccaagatcaTAGAGTCCACCCcttctcccagtgctgccaaggccaccactaacccatgtcctcaagtgccacaaccacatggcttttaaatccctccagggttGGGGACTCAaccactgcccagggcagctgtgccagggctgcacaacccttccagtgaagaagttttcctaatatccaacctaaactttCCATGGCGCAACCTGAGGCCCCAGTGTATGATCATGTGTAGGTAGACtggctgcagcattcccagcttgGTGAACAGTCCCTGGCCTGTAGCAGCCCAGTGTTCCTTGTGTCCCCCTCCCTGTTGGGGGATATCTCATGGCAGCTCACAGTGGCTCTTGCTGGTGAGCCTCCAGCGTTCCTTTTACCAGATAATCTGGGATACCTTGCTGGAACTGGGGGAGTGGGGAGAGCCTCAGTATGACAATTGTCCCTGTGTTTTGTCTTATGTAAAAAGTGTGGTTTACAGCTGTTTACTGCATGGAAAGTCTCAGCCCAACTCaccctttggggttttttaccagCATCAGGGCAGTTACTCTGGTTCCAGATCatgggaattttcttttgccacACATGCACTGTACCCCTGCTCCTACAGGTGTTTAAACTGCTGCCAGGATTTCCTTGCTGGCTGATGAGTGATGGTGAGAGGCATTGTAATGCCGTTTTGATAGCTGGTGGCATTTTTCTCAGCAGTGAACTCTTAAAGCTTCCACAGTTAGATAAAATCCCTGAGGATAGCTTGTACTTTCTCCCAGCCCTTTCTACATCTGTGTTTTAACAAAACTGTTAAATTAGCTTAATACTCAAATACTAAATCTTGAATTTGAGGGTGTTTATTGCACTGCCTAAAAGTTGCATTATTTCCATGTCTAACACActcttttaaaaactttttttttcttttctctttcagtctTGGTCTTTGTAATGGGCAAAGAAGGGGTCCATGGAGGCGGATTGAATAAGAAGGCATACTCAATGGCAAAATACTTGAGAGACTCTGGGTTCTAGTTGTTAGGCAGACTGTTAAGTATTAGGGGAAGATTGCTATTAAATTTTCCTGGCGGTGAGCTTTAAACCTTACATTCTGGAAACTTTACTAGCAATGCAGGGTGATGGGGTATGAACCTGTGTCTCCTTTGTATCCCTTTGTTGGTGgggaaaggtgtttttttttttttccctttaattcttttcatttctgttttgtttccttgtgtaCTCCAGCATTGGTTATAGTCATGGGAAAGGAAGGTGTCCATGGAGGGACACTCAACAAGAAAGCGTATGAACTGGCTTTATACCTGAGGAGGTCTGATGTCTGAGCAGCCTCTCCCCATCCACCTAGCAGCTGTCTGCAGCACCACCCGCTTGTGCTCAGTGCTACCAGACCGTAGATGGtagtttgtgtttttttatttaccCATTTCCTACTGTCATAACTCCAGTTCCCCCTTGTTCATCTCTGTAACCACTGTAGGTAACCGAGCCCATCTGGCACCACCATGATGATGATATGCATGATAACTTGAAACTTGGGAGGGGAACATGCCAAGTGTAGGCTCTGCTTCGTCTTAGCAATTAGTATGATATTgacagctaaaccaactgagaTACTAAACAAGGTGCCGATTGTACAATCTAATTTGATCAATGCCTCTTCAGCACTTTGAGCAAGTCACAGCTCACTAGTCTTCCTTTCACAGAGCACGgttgggaggaaaaaagtgtGTGCATATCTTCATTTCTGTCCctctctttgtttctgttttttaaacCCATGTGTTTGCTTACACCCATTTTTATAGTGCCTGGTTTGTTTAACCAATTTGCCACTCAAAAGCTATTAATGTCACATTAGTTTTGTCATTGCACTTCACTGTAGGCTTAAGTCTCTTACTTTTTCTTGATGTTGTCTGAAGGTTGTACTGCTTAACAAGTGCAATCACAAAACTATGAAAGGGTACAGATGTACTTCCTCCCATGACCTTAAACCACCATCCTAAGGACTCCCCAGACATTCCATCATTACAATAGCtcaggcacttttttttttttttgccagctcCTGTTCTGTAGTTGACTTGTGCAAGGCTGCCACTGTGGCCATTAGCTAGCCTGGTATAACCAGCTGGAGTGTGTCTGGTTTCAGTTTCTCATAGGACCAATTTTAATTTGCAGCTTGGGGGtcgggggggtggggggtggtgtttttgttttttaatatgaaacTGCAATGTCATTGTGGAAAACTGCCACCTTCAGCTACCCTGGGAGCTATGACTGGCTTCAGTCTTTCTGCCAGATCACTTAGTGGTGCAGAGTTTGGCTGCTCTGAAGCCACTGTTTGGATGAAGGTCGGTAGTTTGTAAGCTAAACTGTCAAAATAccatttcaaatttaaaaatcttcatCTGGCCTGTCACACCCTTGCTGCAGAAATGATGGAGTGAGCTGCCTTGTGCACGAGTCATCTGAAAATGTCTGTAACCAAACTCAGTTCAGGCACTGTTCTGACCTGTATGTCCATTGCAAGAACTGCAGAACTCTGTATACTAAAGAATAAATGGGAGATGGTAGTGGTTGGAATAACTGACTTGGCTGTCTTGTGAtgaattttttaatatgtattctGTGCCATactattgttaaaaaaaaaaaaatgaactgttGCTATTGTGAGATGGATTTTAACTGACTCTGAGGGTTTCTTTTGACTGGCACTACCTTAGGGACATTCTAGTATTTGCTTCTATTGTTGGGCCTTGTGGATAATGTACAGATTTAAACAAATTCTTGTTGCTGATTTGTCCATTTCTTTCCCTGCACTTTGTTACATCTGGGATACAGTCTAACTCATCTGATTTAATATGCATTTCAAAAAATGCCATAACTATTAAAAACACCTTGTTTACAGACagatgaaataaatttattccaaccaaacaaaatcagACTGTTGGTAATTTTTCTGCCTCACACCCAGGAAATCCTCTGAGGCCCTTCAGTGCATGGCTGGCCCCGCTAGCAGGAAGTCTAAGTGCAGTTTTAAGTTTGGCAGGACAGCAGTAGTATGATAATATAAGTAGTATGATAATATGACTAGTCAAAAGCCAGGCACTCTTTGGGGCAGATCTTAAATTAGGAGATGATTTCTCATCTCTTAATTCCACGTTTATCGAGCTCTCTGGTGTGGGGCTCCCCTACCCCTCTGAATGCTCAATACACCATTCCTAAACAAGCTGAAGGCAGCCTGACATCGGACCTGGCAAAGGAGCGTGGTGGCCTGCCCAGGTCAGTAcagccagggtgggattgtGCTCCCCTCACCCAGAGAAGGGGCAGATGTAAGGTCTCCCTTACTTAAAAGGATTGCACCTGTATTTGTTACTTCTGCTGAGAACTCCTAAAAATACAGGCCCAAGGGGATGTGATGGTGAACCCTGGAGCTTGTGGGATGGGAGGACCACTGAACCCAAATCATGGGAGGTGAATCTGCCTTCCTGGGCCCTCAAACTAGTCAGGTGCTTCTGGACAGGACCTTTgttctcccctccttcccccacacCTTCATCATTAGTGTCAGCTGCACCTGCTCCTCTGTTTGGCACTAGACCTGGGTCTAACTAAAACCTTCCTATATATAGTGTTCATATTGTCCCACTGCCAAGTGGCTCTGTGTCTGAACTGGATCTCCCAGGCCAAAGTTAGAGCAGACCAGCGCAcgcagagcacagagcaaatTCCTTTCAGTAGTAACCGGTACAGAACATGCAAATCTGCTTCCCTCTTAAAACACAGGggaagctgtgctcagtgtctgAACACAAAGCTGTACTCACCTTTTGACGGCAGAACCTTGTTTCTCCCTAGTTAGGAGGAATGAGGATATTATATTCCGAGAGCTGATTCTATGGTAAGGCCAGAGTGGATGGAATTGACTATAGCAGCAccccagaggcagagcagctgctggcagcacacacCAGGTACTTGTCATCACATTCCTTAGTGTGACATTGCTCCTTTCTGACCAATTTCCCTCTCTTGAGGTCTATGTCACCTGTTTCCTTCTGCTTGGTTAAGAATTAGGTGTTgttcaaattactttttcaaatGCATTTGTTGGTGAATTTTCCTAGCATAACTGTCTGCAACTGACTGCAGGCACTAGAATTACATAAGAGTATATTAAAAAGTTTAGGTCAGTCTGTGGTTCTGGAACTCTTCAGATTTTGGGGGCCGTTCCTGGAATACAATAATGAATAATCATATGCACTCACAGCAACAGCAGGGAcctattttaagaaaaatctttcagtGTAGTAATTACATTTTCAGAAACCATTTTCCCATTTGGACTCACCTAGACATATGCACGCTGAAGGGGAATTTTGCCTTGTGAAAATATACCACTACACTGGCTGTCATTACCCcatggctgctggcagcagtggtTCCGAGATGAATCATCCTTTTGTTATTATCCTTTTGCTGTGCCTCATTGTGCAAAATAAActttcccagctctcagccAGGCCCAGAAAACAGATCTGCACTGCAGAGTATGTGGCTGCATAGAGTGTAGGGTCAGAAACCACATCTGGGACCACCTCACCTGCCATCGCTTGTCCAGGGTTCTAGCACTGGGCTGTGGttctgcaggtgctgccagctgggaaggaattgttcagAGCACCCTGGTCCTCCTTCACACTCCCCCACGCAAACTACAGACTCTGGCCAGTCCAAACTCCTCCTCAAGCTAGAAGTGAACAAAAATGAAGGTTTTCTGCATAACTCAGACCCCTGCACATAGCACTGGTCAGTGCAACCCCTTGTACTGTGATTCACAGTATGATGCAGGAAACATCTGCTTGGGCTCCCAATAGTTCCATGTTACACATCTTCAAAAGCACTTCAGCCTCAGTAATGGAGGTGAGTACTCAAGGCCTCAAGTGATGCAAAAGTTCAATAAAGTCCTTTTGATATTTAAAGTGGAAAACATGTTTATTAACATTCTTTCAAGCTTTCCTTAGTCAAGGCCatataaaaaaatctccatttgAGTATATGCATGGTTTTACTTTCTACATAGTTACAGAGGTATTATATAGAATCTACCTTTTTTGTGATACACTGGTAAGTACTGAGTTCTGTGAGACTGGTGTAAGCACTTGTTTTCAAATCAGGTATTtgaaaagaacaattttttaTATACAGTTTAGCAGACTAATGCAGCATAAAATGCTCTTAGTAAGAGGTATATGAGCCAAGGATCAATATAATACTTAccctaaacttttttttctgtgtggaaCAAAACCTCTGTCTCGGTTatctcccagctcccacctcctCACTGGAACCCACACAACGAAGTAGTAGAAAGGAGGGATAATAATGTGCTTATGGTGGACCTGACCTTGTGAATTGCTCAAAACTAAGCATATACTCTTAAGTTTCCTCATCCTGGGAATTGCCCAATGGAACTGCTTAAACTCAGCTACCATGGCAAATTCCAAAGGATCATTTGGAATCACTGCATTGAGATAAAAGTggaatttcttctgctttaaCATACCAGCACATAGAATATTGATCTGTTCTACTTTTTCCTTTCAGCAGTGGTGACaatttttaggaaaactatACAAACATGCAAATACAGTTTTTGTTGGGCCTAAGGGGTAACACATATCTACATATAATAAATATTGCTCTCAGGATGACCCAGTTGTAGCtacaaaatggaaataaaagtaCTTCCAGAGAAATCCCATTTCAACAGGAGACAGTCTCTGCGATATTTCAATTGATATAAACTATTAACATTATTCATTAGCATAGTGAAGTCCAGTTTAAGTGTTGGTTTTGAGAAGACAGAATGCGTGACTTAATACCTGAATCAAAAATAATCTACCTGTAATGATTTAACCAGAGTACTACTACATGAACTGCTGCTCCTATCAAAGAAACCAAATGGATTACAGATTAAAAGAGATTCCCTATGCAAAGGTTTGTAAATAGCCTCAAGAACCCTTTTGTTCATACACCTATGGGTCATTAGTAGTCTCAGACAGTGTTTGCCACTCTGTACTCCCTGTCCtcactgggctgcagctgaaCCACTACACTTTCTTCATTCATCCCATTTTCCGCATCACTGCTATCAACATTGTCATTGTCATCCTCCTCATACTCTGAGGACTCGGTCATGTTCTGATGGGAATGGGACTCTGACAGAGCCCCGAAGGACTGTGTGCTGACCGAGGCCAAAGGCCTGAGCAGAGGAGTGTTCTCAGACACTTCATTCTCCTCTTGGCTGCTGTCTGTCTCCGAGTCAGAGTCCCCCTGGGAAGGGACCACTTTCTGCTTACACACAGgacaggttttttttgtttttgtcagcCATGGGTCCACACACTTGCAGTGATATGctgttagaaaataaaatacaaggaCTTCATTATAATGGGGAAAAGGACAGGGAAATCTGCTAAACCATTTCTGTTCAGTGACATTGGAGAATTTTAGAACATAACACACAGAGAATTCTAGTGCCAAATTTGTTGGCATGCAGCCTGTTCAAAAGGcctatttatttaaatgcaaaagTGTTACAATAAATATTGATATTTAGGGGACAGCATCAagtcttgattttcttttatgtgTATATCCAAGGAAAATGCAAAGTGGGAATGCTAGCTTTTTAGCTTGCCTATTagcaaaatgggattttataaATCACTTACTGAACATATGCACTGTAGGTTTTGGACAGTGTTTTGGAAAGCTGTTTTAATCTAAATTCAAACTTAAAACCCAGTTGCTTACCATGAGAGCACGGAAGGATCCTGAGCTTGTCTCCATCCTCATATTCATCCAGACAAATGGCACACACATCATATTCATCTCCTACAGCATACAATTGAGAATTAGTTTGACTTTAAAGGACTTGCAGCAGACCCTCCTGACATGCACATGGGCTTCGGAACTTGCATGCAATTTCTGcactaatttttttaagcagtgtTTTAATGCTCGGCCACAGCCTTCTCTGCACCCACTAAGGAAGTGTTAGAACTCCTCTATTTCAGCGAGAACAGGGCCAAGCCAAACGTTTTGTATGCTTTCACTCAAAACTCTTCTACCTATTTCAAGTGTACTCAAAATTATCACTGAAACTTAATACCCCTTTGATTTACAAGGTTTTTGGAGTTAAAAACAATATGATCCAGTGAGTTAGACAAAGAATGATCCACTTGCCTTTCTTAAACTTATGTACAGGAAGTTTCTTAAGCTGATCCTTCCTAAGCCGATTCCTTCTTGCTCTGTGTCTGTCCTGAACAAATTTTGTTATCTAGATAACAAGATAACATGAATAGTAAGTTACACCaataaaagaacaataaaagTTTTGATTTATGAAGCTTTGCAGTAAGTTGGTCGAAAAGGAACCCTAGCTAACACAGAATAACTTCTTCCCTTGGCTGAACACAAGGATGAAGCCAAACAAGCCTAAAGGCCGTTCTCCATGAACATGGCACTTGGAACTGAGAGTACacaagggtttttttgagaggaaagagaaacaaaaaggtATGTATCCTACATAAAATAATGGCCACTGCTGCAATCCTCTACCGAGGCCTGTAAAAAGCAGGAAGCATACTGCAGAGCAAAACACAATTCAGTAAGTTTGATCAGTTTTTCTTACAGGTTTAAATTATGACAGCTCTTTTAGAGAGTTATTCCCACATTCATCAGAACAGTTTCCATATTAGCTAAAAAAGTAGGTTGAGGAGTAAAGGGTTTACTTTGAGTTATTGTTACATGTTATACTATGCCATACTAAGATcactcagtaaaaaaaaaaaacccactaaataCAAAGCTCTCCAAATAAGtgtaataaaaattttgtttccattttcttcGTAGTCCCGAATGCTATTTCTGTTCAATTTCTAAATTTAGCACTTGTGATATGACATTTTTTCAAATATGATGACAAGCAAAGAAATGAACAAAGGATATTTGAATCTAAACTGTTCATTCAGGCTCTTTCACCACAGCTAAACCATAAGCTGTATGCACAAACTGCAGTTTTTCTGCTGTAATGTAGATCCTTAGTGACAATCAAGAGTCTCAGGTAAATTTCCTAGTTAAAAACAAGATTGTCTTAAAGAAGCAGGGACAGaatcagaaaagaatgaggaccAAATCCAACCTGGAACCTCCCTGAGATCAATTTCACTGCACCAATTAATTGTCCAGTGCTCCAGTCTGTTGAGCTGTCTCTGTGAAGACCTCTCTATATGCAAGGGAATCAGTATCTCCTAGTTTAGTATCCTTGGCAAATTTACTCAGTGTGTATTCGACTCCTCTGTCTCAGGTGCTGACAACAACACAGCAGAGAACTGGCCAT includes:
- the PFN2 gene encoding profilin-2 isoform X1, which translates into the protein MAGWQSYVDNLMCDGCCQEAAIVGYCDAKYVWAATAGGIFQSITPGEIDMVVGKDREGFFTNGLTLGAKKCSVIRDSLYVDGDCTMDIRTKSQGGEPTYNVAVGRAGRVLVFVMGKEGVHGGGLNKKAYSMAKYLRDSGF
- the PFN2 gene encoding profilin-2 isoform X2 codes for the protein MAGWQSYVDNLMCDGCCQEAAIVGYCDAKYVWAATAGGIFQSITPGEIDMVVGKDREGFFTNGLTLGAKKCSVIRDSLYVDGDCTMDIRTKSQGGEPTYNVAVGRAGRALVIVMGKEGVHGGTLNKKAYELALYLRRSDV